From the Crateriforma spongiae genome, one window contains:
- the ppk2 gene encoding polyphosphate kinase 2: protein MDDYQRIREEVLDSIDEEVEAELRDLLLDQTEEKRNDDGRQPKLTRTQYFRHLLRLQIELVKLQEWVVATKSKIAVIFEGRDAAGKGGVIKRITQRLNPRVCRVAALPAPNEREKTQWYFQRYVPHLPAGGEIVLFDRSWYNRAGVERVMGFCTEEEYQEFFRTVPDFERMIVSSGTHLLKYWFSISDEEQAFRFQCRIDDPLKQWKLSPMDLESRRRWEQYTVAKEIMLEKTNLEGAPWWIVDGNNKKRARLNCIHHLLQQIPYQEVEQDSVKLPERRRSDDYQRNPIPKEVFVPSIY, encoded by the coding sequence ATGGATGACTATCAACGTATCCGCGAGGAAGTGTTGGATTCGATCGACGAAGAAGTCGAAGCCGAACTGCGTGATCTGCTGCTTGATCAGACCGAGGAGAAACGCAACGACGATGGCAGGCAACCGAAACTGACACGCACCCAGTATTTTCGCCACCTGCTGCGACTGCAGATCGAATTGGTCAAGTTGCAGGAATGGGTGGTTGCCACGAAATCAAAGATTGCGGTCATCTTCGAAGGCCGCGACGCGGCGGGAAAAGGCGGCGTGATCAAACGCATCACCCAGCGGCTGAATCCGCGTGTTTGTCGCGTCGCCGCTCTGCCGGCACCCAATGAGCGCGAAAAGACGCAGTGGTACTTTCAACGCTATGTACCGCATCTTCCCGCCGGCGGCGAAATCGTGCTGTTCGACCGCAGTTGGTACAACCGCGCCGGTGTGGAACGCGTCATGGGATTTTGCACCGAAGAAGAGTATCAGGAGTTTTTTCGGACCGTCCCAGATTTCGAACGGATGATCGTTTCGTCGGGAACCCACTTGTTGAAGTATTGGTTTTCGATCTCCGACGAAGAACAGGCGTTTCGATTTCAGTGCCGCATTGATGACCCGCTGAAGCAGTGGAAGCTGAGTCCGATGGACTTGGAATCACGCCGTCGGTGGGAACAGTACACCGTTGCCAAAGAAATCATGTTGGAGAAAACCAACTTGGAAGGCGCCCCGTGGTGGATCGTGGACGGCAACAACAAGAAGCGAGCCCGTTTGAATTGCATCCACCATCTGTTGCAGCAGATTCCCTATCAGGAAGTCGAACAAGATTCGGTCAAGCTCCCTGAACGGCGACGCAGCGACGACTATCAACGCAATCCGATACCAAAAGAAGTCTTCGTTCCGTCGATCTACTAG
- a CDS encoding putative quinol monooxygenase — translation MAKLTIVADITAKSDKIDIVKAELEKLVPTTRAEEGCQQYDLHQDNDNPAHFLFFENWESREAWQKHMNNQHLKDYQAATEGMIEDFAVYEMTHIA, via the coding sequence ATGGCCAAACTGACCATCGTTGCCGACATCACCGCGAAGTCTGACAAGATCGACATTGTCAAAGCGGAACTTGAAAAACTAGTCCCGACCACGCGTGCCGAAGAAGGTTGCCAGCAGTACGACTTGCACCAAGACAATGACAACCCAGCACACTTCCTGTTCTTTGAAAACTGGGAGTCTCGCGAGGCCTGGCAGAAGCATATGAACAACCAGCATCTGAAGGACTACCAGGCCGCGACCGAGGGCATGATTGAAGACTTTGCCGTGTACGAGATGACGCACATCGCATGA
- a CDS encoding PAS domain-containing sensor histidine kinase, whose protein sequence is MNAPSRSASQKPVPHNPGQPIAPEYFRAIAEGTVDWEIWFSTTGDLLWVNDAVRRFTGYTPQECSAMDAFPLPLIVEEDRQRMAAHLRNAVAGSTENNVEFRVAHRDGSTPWMAMSWQPLRDDDGQSLGFRVSVRDVTEIRELREKLRLQNEHLEQLVQERTAKIAQLEEHRLKMEKLAAIGELAAGVAHEINNPLAGIRNAFALLKRHLPDTVKHYDKLSLIDDEIERISSITHQMHRLYRPSEQSASTFSIHETQRHVESLTLPTSRKHGVAVQWHFEPLPSRVTLGKDQIQLRRGELKQVLINLIHNAIQASERGQEVHVSIQPHGERFQIVVSDSGSGIPEDLIDRIFDPFVSTKVAKVGQGMGLGLSVTRGLVEGMRGDIRVESQVGRGAVFTVDLPRTL, encoded by the coding sequence ATGAACGCACCGTCACGCTCTGCTTCCCAAAAACCGGTCCCTCATAATCCCGGTCAGCCCATTGCACCGGAGTATTTTCGCGCGATCGCCGAGGGTACGGTCGACTGGGAAATCTGGTTTTCAACCACCGGGGACCTGCTGTGGGTGAACGATGCCGTCCGCCGGTTTACCGGTTACACGCCCCAGGAATGTTCCGCGATGGATGCCTTTCCATTGCCGCTGATTGTCGAAGAGGATCGACAGCGAATGGCGGCGCACCTGCGGAATGCTGTCGCGGGTAGCACCGAAAACAATGTTGAATTCCGGGTCGCGCATCGTGACGGATCGACACCTTGGATGGCCATGTCCTGGCAACCGCTTCGTGACGACGATGGACAATCGTTAGGGTTTCGCGTCAGCGTGCGTGACGTGACGGAGATCCGCGAATTGCGCGAAAAACTACGACTGCAGAACGAGCATCTGGAACAGTTGGTTCAAGAACGGACGGCAAAGATCGCGCAGCTGGAAGAACACCGACTGAAGATGGAAAAGCTGGCGGCGATCGGAGAACTGGCGGCCGGGGTTGCTCATGAAATCAACAATCCGCTCGCGGGAATTCGGAATGCTTTCGCTTTGCTGAAACGGCATTTGCCCGACACGGTCAAGCATTATGACAAGTTAAGTTTGATCGATGATGAGATTGAACGGATCAGCAGCATCACGCATCAAATGCATCGACTGTATCGTCCAAGCGAACAGTCGGCATCGACGTTTTCCATCCACGAAACACAGCGGCACGTGGAATCGTTGACACTGCCAACCTCTCGCAAACATGGGGTTGCGGTGCAATGGCATTTCGAACCGCTGCCATCACGGGTGACGCTGGGGAAGGATCAAATTCAGTTGCGTCGTGGTGAGCTGAAGCAGGTCTTGATCAACCTGATTCACAATGCGATACAGGCGTCGGAGCGAGGCCAAGAGGTCCACGTGAGTATTCAACCGCATGGCGAACGATTTCAAATCGTTGTCTCCGATTCGGGGTCCGGTATCCCCGAAGATCTGATCGACCGAATCTTTGATCCATTCGTCAGCACCAAGGTGGCAAAGGTCGGCCAAGGGATGGGGTTGGGCTTGTCCGTCACGCGTGGCCTGGTCGAGGGCATGCGTGGGGACATTCGCGTCGAAAGCCAGGTGGGCCGAGGGGCCGTGTTTACCGTTGATCTGCCAAGGACGCTGTAG
- a CDS encoding response regulator: protein MPTILIVEDHDDIRDMIARRMEKHGFSVVTAGNGVEGVLAAAQSAPALILMDINMPELDGIEATMQIRAAAPNQQTPVIALTAYALPGDAARAKAAGCDDFHPKPVDFDRLFQQIEHLIGQTTSGLDPSS, encoded by the coding sequence ATGCCCACCATTTTGATTGTGGAAGATCACGATGACATCCGTGATATGATCGCCCGCCGTATGGAGAAGCATGGCTTTTCCGTGGTTACCGCTGGCAACGGCGTCGAAGGAGTGCTGGCGGCGGCCCAGTCGGCCCCGGCGCTGATCTTGATGGACATCAATATGCCCGAACTTGATGGCATCGAAGCCACGATGCAAATCCGCGCCGCTGCCCCGAACCAGCAAACCCCGGTGATTGCGCTGACGGCGTACGCCTTGCCAGGCGATGCCGCACGCGCCAAAGCCGCGGGGTGTGATGATTTTCATCCCAAGCCCGTGGACTTCGATCGACTGTTTCAACAGATCGAACACCTGATCGGACAGACGACTAGCGGCTTGGATCCGTCATCCTGA
- a CDS encoding sigma-54-dependent transcriptional regulator: MTEPTPKILIADDEPLYRETTAEFLREEGYQCVCVEDANDALDALNNHRFDLILSDLNMPGNLKLELLNEGRTKYSDTPMIIVTGVPSTSSAIESVRLGVADYLLKPVKLDELLVAVRRALAHGKQSLNESRQRDGSAAKSDSQVAGRTDPNDSDTNTRGETTGKGKDSFGIDVVGQSQQMREVMEIVDRVAASNTSVLITGESGTGKEVIARAIHRRSPRSGRPLQVIDCTAIPESLFESTLFGHVKGAFTGAVSDQSGLLQAADGGTAFFDELGELPLVSQAKLLRVVQEQTFTPVGRDTVVRVDTRFICATNRDLQTEVDADRFRRDLFYRLAVIHIDLPPLRQRQEDIVLLAESFLHRLRAPDSPALGFSDATLDCFRRYRWPGNIRELRNVVERSLTLADGQWIEPADLPTTLTTAVAETESQGLVDDLAEISRDEALDRADRAYLDVLLQRHGGNIAAAARQAGLSRQGMNKLLKRHDIDVAPYRK, encoded by the coding sequence ATGACCGAACCGACACCCAAAATTTTGATTGCTGACGATGAGCCGTTGTACCGCGAAACGACAGCGGAGTTCCTGCGCGAGGAAGGCTATCAGTGTGTCTGTGTGGAGGACGCCAACGACGCTTTGGACGCTTTAAACAACCATCGGTTCGATTTGATTTTGTCCGATCTGAATATGCCGGGAAATTTGAAGCTTGAACTGTTGAACGAAGGGCGGACGAAATACAGCGACACACCGATGATCATTGTTACGGGGGTCCCATCGACCTCGTCGGCCATCGAAAGTGTGCGGTTGGGAGTCGCCGACTATTTGCTGAAGCCGGTGAAGCTGGATGAACTGTTGGTGGCCGTGCGACGTGCTTTGGCCCATGGAAAACAATCGCTGAACGAAAGTCGTCAGCGTGATGGATCGGCGGCCAAGTCCGATTCACAGGTCGCGGGTAGGACAGACCCCAACGATTCAGACACGAACACACGCGGCGAAACGACCGGTAAGGGGAAGGATTCATTTGGCATTGATGTGGTCGGCCAAAGCCAGCAGATGCGGGAGGTGATGGAAATCGTCGATCGTGTTGCGGCCAGCAATACAAGCGTCTTGATTACAGGCGAAAGTGGCACCGGCAAGGAAGTCATTGCTCGGGCGATTCATCGGCGTAGCCCGCGATCTGGGCGGCCGTTGCAAGTGATCGATTGCACCGCCATCCCGGAATCATTGTTTGAATCCACCCTGTTCGGACACGTCAAAGGTGCATTCACCGGTGCCGTCAGTGATCAATCCGGTTTGTTGCAAGCGGCCGATGGGGGCACGGCCTTTTTCGACGAATTGGGGGAATTGCCGCTGGTTTCGCAAGCGAAACTGTTGCGTGTGGTCCAGGAACAAACCTTCACGCCCGTCGGTCGCGATACGGTGGTCCGGGTGGACACGAGATTCATTTGTGCAACCAACCGCGACCTGCAAACCGAAGTGGATGCAGATCGTTTCCGTCGCGATTTGTTCTATCGCCTGGCGGTGATCCACATCGATTTGCCTCCGTTGCGACAGCGACAGGAAGACATCGTTTTGCTGGCCGAGTCTTTTCTGCATCGATTGCGTGCCCCGGATTCACCGGCCCTTGGGTTTTCCGATGCGACGCTTGATTGCTTTCGCAGGTATCGTTGGCCTGGGAATATTCGTGAGCTTCGAAACGTGGTCGAGCGTTCTCTGACACTGGCGGATGGGCAGTGGATCGAGCCGGCTGATTTGCCCACAACGCTGACCACTGCGGTTGCCGAAACAGAATCACAGGGGCTTGTTGATGATCTGGCGGAGATCTCACGCGACGAAGCGTTGGATCGTGCGGACCGTGCTTATCTGGACGTCTTGTTGCAGCGACACGGCGGAAACATTGCCGCCGCGGCACGTCAGGCGGGCTTGTCACGACAGGGAATGAATAAGCTGTTGAAACGCCACGATATTGACGTTGCTCCGTATCGAAAATGA
- a CDS encoding beta-lactamase hydrolase domain-containing protein, which translates to MSNRKALNDQITVSGQPSESEILGLPDDGFRSVINFRTTGEDDQPIGPDQERKLVESAGMKYVHVPVSMDTISHDTVDQFRQQLEALPKPVFAHCKSGKRAGAMTMMHVAVENDMSGEETLSKAEQMGFECDVPELKDLVKSYVDQRSDASTVQSGNARD; encoded by the coding sequence ATGTCCAATCGAAAAGCACTGAACGATCAAATCACGGTCAGTGGTCAACCCTCGGAATCTGAAATCTTGGGCCTTCCCGACGATGGCTTTCGCTCCGTCATCAATTTTCGCACTACTGGCGAAGACGACCAACCGATCGGTCCGGACCAGGAACGCAAGTTGGTGGAATCAGCGGGCATGAAGTACGTCCATGTGCCTGTTTCGATGGATACCATCAGCCACGATACCGTCGACCAGTTTCGACAACAGTTGGAAGCATTACCTAAACCGGTCTTTGCACACTGCAAGTCAGGCAAACGTGCCGGCGCCATGACAATGATGCATGTCGCGGTTGAGAACGACATGTCGGGCGAGGAAACACTGTCCAAAGCCGAACAGATGGGCTTCGAATGCGACGTCCCCGAATTGAAAGATTTGGTGAAGTCCTACGTCGACCAACGTAGCGATGCATCGACGGTTCAAAGTGGCAACGCCAGAGACTGA
- a CDS encoding cupin domain-containing protein, which produces MDIPQVTPTETAPSGDMGQDYLATGKQVAMRRWEASPCGWADMRTRKYETVGYVIQGRLEIDLDGETATLHRGDSWMVPEGAPHRYRILEKLVAIEATSPPARMGNRDATKS; this is translated from the coding sequence ATGGATATTCCTCAAGTCACTCCCACTGAAACTGCACCGTCCGGTGATATGGGCCAAGACTATTTGGCGACGGGCAAACAAGTCGCGATGCGACGCTGGGAAGCATCGCCCTGCGGTTGGGCGGACATGCGGACGCGAAAGTACGAAACCGTCGGCTATGTGATCCAGGGCCGGTTGGAGATCGATCTGGATGGCGAAACCGCCACGCTGCACCGTGGCGATTCGTGGATGGTGCCTGAAGGAGCCCCACACCGCTATCGAATACTGGAAAAACTGGTGGCCATTGAAGCGACCAGTCCACCGGCGAGGATGGGCAACCGTGATGCAACGAAATCGTAA
- a CDS encoding AI-2E family transporter, whose amino-acid sequence MAKAKSDLATIAAVAQLLGVVVAVAALFFAREVFIPLALGLLLSFLLSPIVDRLHRWGVPNVAAVVATAALAFLFLAGLFSLLGRELTTLVGQLPEYRHELIDKARGVAGLTGGVGGSLDELAEDVSEAIEEGTELEPGESEADDAEDPSAEAASSPTLIQKWTDRLLPEPLTQEKPDNDGSSLKRPLYVKTVQPNAPLASWATTAGTVLGPLATAGLVSVFALFLLIYRDDLRDRIIAVVSHGDYVTTTEAMNEAGERISRYLIAQTMINVVYGILLAVGLSLIGALMTDDGFPNAVLWGVLAIFLRYIPYIGPTAAAIFPSAIALAVFPGYSVFLTVVVLIATMELICNNIVEPWLYGSSTGISAIAVITAAVFWGWLWGPVGLLLSTPLTVCLVVAGRYVPSFRILTTLLGEDVQIKPGMRFYQRLLAGDELRASELLRERIESQGFPATCDDVIVPALKRIRLDHDADHLNEADANRLFALAGGLIADCKTMTGDPADEVDASLDDAPGLPTMIGCTSHHFSETLVLNLLRIGGGGTYHLNVIDDDVMPDDAGRTIKDHDPPLVVIALLPKGGFPQTRYLCQAIRDEGYTGPIIVSALGRFKNYDRLFVGLRKAGATYMTTTFTQTQNKMESLLRRHARPACHMSSVAAAETSP is encoded by the coding sequence ATGGCAAAAGCGAAATCGGACCTTGCGACCATCGCCGCAGTCGCTCAGTTGCTAGGCGTCGTGGTCGCCGTGGCAGCTTTGTTTTTTGCTCGCGAAGTCTTCATTCCGCTCGCCCTTGGGTTGCTGCTTTCGTTCCTGCTCAGCCCTATCGTCGACCGCCTGCATCGTTGGGGCGTTCCCAATGTCGCGGCGGTCGTTGCAACAGCCGCCCTGGCATTTCTGTTCTTGGCGGGGCTTTTCAGTTTACTCGGTCGCGAACTGACCACCTTGGTCGGTCAACTGCCGGAATACCGCCATGAATTGATCGACAAGGCTCGTGGCGTTGCCGGCCTGACCGGTGGTGTGGGCGGGTCGCTGGATGAATTGGCGGAAGACGTCAGCGAGGCGATCGAAGAGGGCACCGAACTGGAACCGGGCGAATCCGAAGCCGACGACGCAGAAGATCCGAGCGCGGAAGCAGCGTCGTCGCCGACTCTGATTCAAAAGTGGACCGATCGCCTGTTGCCGGAACCCTTGACCCAAGAAAAGCCGGACAACGATGGTTCGTCCTTGAAGCGGCCGCTGTATGTCAAAACCGTTCAACCAAACGCGCCCCTGGCGTCCTGGGCGACGACCGCGGGCACCGTTCTGGGGCCCTTGGCAACCGCGGGACTGGTCAGCGTGTTTGCATTGTTCCTATTGATTTACCGTGATGACTTACGAGACCGAATCATCGCGGTGGTCAGCCACGGCGACTATGTGACCACCACCGAAGCGATGAATGAAGCGGGCGAACGAATCAGCCGCTACTTGATCGCGCAAACCATGATCAACGTGGTCTATGGAATCCTGCTAGCAGTCGGGCTGTCTTTGATCGGCGCGTTGATGACGGACGATGGTTTTCCAAACGCAGTATTGTGGGGCGTCCTTGCCATCTTCTTGCGCTACATTCCCTATATTGGCCCCACGGCCGCCGCGATATTTCCATCGGCCATCGCGTTAGCGGTGTTCCCAGGCTACAGCGTTTTTCTGACCGTGGTCGTGCTGATCGCCACGATGGAACTGATCTGCAACAACATCGTCGAACCATGGTTGTACGGCAGCAGTACGGGGATTTCCGCCATCGCCGTGATCACGGCCGCAGTGTTCTGGGGCTGGTTGTGGGGCCCCGTCGGACTGTTGCTGTCCACGCCCTTGACGGTCTGTTTGGTGGTCGCCGGCCGGTACGTGCCAAGCTTTCGTATTTTGACGACGCTGTTGGGTGAAGACGTTCAAATCAAACCTGGAATGAGGTTTTATCAGCGTCTGTTGGCCGGCGATGAACTACGCGCCAGTGAACTGTTGCGTGAACGCATCGAATCCCAGGGTTTCCCCGCCACGTGCGACGATGTCATCGTGCCGGCATTGAAGCGCATTCGCCTGGACCACGATGCCGATCATTTAAACGAGGCGGATGCGAATCGTTTGTTCGCACTCGCAGGCGGCTTGATCGCCGATTGCAAAACCATGACAGGCGATCCAGCAGATGAAGTCGACGCGTCATTGGACGACGCACCGGGGCTTCCCACAATGATCGGCTGCACGTCGCATCATTTCAGCGAAACTTTGGTGTTGAATCTTTTGCGGATCGGCGGCGGCGGAACGTACCACTTGAATGTCATTGATGACGACGTCATGCCAGACGACGCCGGACGCACCATCAAGGATCATGATCCGCCCTTGGTGGTGATCGCATTGCTTCCCAAAGGCGGCTTCCCACAAACGCGTTACCTTTGCCAGGCGATCCGTGATGAAGGCTACACCGGTCCAATCATTGTGTCGGCTCTGGGACGATTCAAGAATTACGATCGGCTGTTCGTCGGGCTACGAAAAGCGGGCGCGACTTACATGACAACGACTTTCACCCAGACACAGAACAAAATGGAAAGCCTTCTAAGGCGACACGCACGGCCGGCCTGCCACATGTCGTCGGTCGCTGCGGCCGAAACGTCCCCATGA
- a CDS encoding Na/Pi symporter: MSDATAATGVKGNEIVGESLLEPDPQLLEATSSKSNLIQWLAVAMLVYFLICAVGLIGSGFKAATGDEAKEMFAFATNPFAGLVVGTVATALIQSSSTVTSIIVGLVAGGLPVSVAVPMVMGANIGTSITNTIVSLGHVREKKEFARAFSAATVHDFFNLLSVVIFLPLEMAFGFLEKIGSALAGLFVVEDASMGNLNFVKAATKPVVGNAKHYALELGDQVGGVLLIVGGVVLIFITIHYVGKLLKQLMVGKAKEIMHAAIGKGPISGIVSGTIVTVFVQSSSTTTSLMVPLAGSGAFGLKQIYPFTLGANIGTCITALLAATAVDGNANAALQIAFIHLTYNVLGVLIIYGIPLLRFMPVRAAEWMGVTAAENKFVALAYILGVFFIIPGICLGVSSIV, encoded by the coding sequence ATGAGCGACGCCACGGCAGCGACGGGCGTAAAAGGCAACGAAATCGTTGGCGAATCGTTGCTGGAACCCGATCCGCAACTGTTGGAAGCCACTTCGTCAAAGTCCAATTTGATCCAGTGGCTGGCCGTGGCGATGTTGGTCTATTTCTTGATCTGTGCCGTCGGTCTGATCGGTTCGGGATTCAAGGCCGCCACCGGCGACGAAGCCAAAGAAATGTTTGCCTTCGCCACCAACCCGTTCGCCGGCTTGGTGGTGGGGACCGTTGCGACCGCGTTGATTCAATCGTCATCGACGGTGACATCGATCATCGTCGGGTTGGTTGCCGGCGGGCTGCCCGTTTCTGTTGCGGTGCCAATGGTGATGGGGGCGAACATCGGAACCTCGATCACTAACACCATTGTTTCGCTGGGGCATGTCCGTGAAAAGAAGGAATTCGCTCGCGCGTTTTCTGCGGCGACGGTACACGACTTTTTCAATTTGCTGTCGGTGGTCATCTTCCTGCCCTTGGAGATGGCGTTCGGATTTCTTGAAAAGATCGGTAGTGCTTTGGCCGGGTTGTTTGTGGTCGAAGACGCGTCGATGGGGAATTTAAATTTTGTTAAAGCCGCGACCAAACCCGTGGTCGGCAATGCGAAGCATTACGCATTGGAATTGGGTGACCAAGTGGGCGGCGTACTGCTGATTGTTGGCGGGGTGGTATTGATTTTTATTACCATCCACTACGTCGGCAAACTGTTGAAGCAATTGATGGTGGGTAAAGCCAAAGAGATCATGCACGCCGCGATCGGCAAAGGACCGATATCGGGAATCGTTTCAGGAACCATCGTCACTGTTTTCGTCCAGTCATCATCCACCACCACATCTTTGATGGTCCCGTTGGCTGGATCAGGAGCCTTTGGTCTCAAACAGATCTATCCGTTCACACTGGGGGCGAACATCGGAACTTGCATCACGGCGTTGCTGGCGGCGACGGCCGTCGATGGCAACGCGAATGCAGCGCTGCAGATCGCATTCATTCACTTGACGTACAACGTTCTGGGCGTGCTGATCATTTACGGAATCCCCCTGCTACGATTCATGCCGGTTCGTGCGGCGGAATGGATGGGGGTGACCGCGGCCGAGAACAAGTTTGTCGCCCTGGCGTATATTTTGGGCGTCTTTTTCATCATTCCGGGGATCTGCCTCGGTGTTTCCAGCATCGTTTAG
- a CDS encoding alpha-amylase family glycosyl hydrolase produces the protein MTTTEPTVAGMGPIILDHGVAFRVWAPHADAVSVIGDFNDWNPDATPMVGEDAGNWFAIVENAKPGDQYKYAITHGDTTMQRIDPRVRQVTNSVGNGVVHDPYFDWQGDDFSMPNWNELVIYETHIGSFHRDGDGDVGTFDDYRKRFDHLRGLGVNALQIMPIAEFAGDLSWGYNPAHPYAIESAYGGPDGFKVFVREAHKAGFAIILDVVYNHFGPSDLDLWQFDGWNENEKGGIYFYNDHRSKTPWGDTRPDYGRGEVRSYIRDNAMMWLEDYHVDGLRYDMTLYIRSVDGSPHTEIPEGWGLTQWINREVHGFKPSAITIAEDLQNNDYLTKSDADGGAGFSTQWDARFVHPIRDVLTQPDDASRDMHKVIHAINHRYNGDAIQRVIYTESHDEVANGKARIPSEIDHADTDAWHAQKRSTLGIALVMTTPGIPMLFQGQEFLEDGWFQDHEELDWNQADDHTGIIRLTSKLIRLRKNIDGFTRGLTGNHVDIFHVNHGDKVVAFRRWLDGGPNDECVVIINFANRHFSQYEFGLPQSGTWQRRFSSDRKQWSDDFAGAASGDIVATDAPYDGQPFRASIELPPYTALIYSQSASASA, from the coding sequence ATGACAACTACTGAACCGACCGTCGCGGGCATGGGTCCGATCATCCTGGATCACGGTGTGGCCTTTCGCGTGTGGGCTCCGCACGCCGATGCGGTCAGCGTGATCGGTGACTTCAACGACTGGAATCCCGATGCGACGCCGATGGTCGGGGAAGACGCAGGAAACTGGTTTGCCATCGTCGAAAATGCGAAGCCCGGTGACCAATACAAGTATGCGATCACACACGGCGACACGACGATGCAACGCATCGACCCGAGAGTCCGCCAGGTAACCAACAGCGTCGGAAACGGTGTGGTGCATGATCCATACTTCGACTGGCAGGGCGACGATTTTTCGATGCCCAATTGGAACGAGTTGGTCATCTATGAAACGCACATCGGTTCGTTTCACCGCGACGGCGATGGGGATGTGGGGACGTTTGACGACTACCGAAAACGTTTCGACCATCTGCGCGGCCTGGGCGTCAACGCCCTGCAAATCATGCCGATTGCGGAGTTCGCCGGTGATCTTTCTTGGGGATACAACCCTGCCCATCCCTATGCGATCGAATCAGCTTATGGTGGCCCCGATGGTTTTAAAGTCTTTGTCCGCGAAGCCCATAAAGCCGGATTTGCGATCATCTTGGACGTGGTATACAACCACTTTGGTCCCAGCGATCTGGACCTGTGGCAGTTCGATGGTTGGAATGAAAACGAAAAGGGCGGAATCTACTTTTACAACGACCATCGTTCCAAAACGCCCTGGGGCGACACTCGACCGGACTATGGTCGCGGAGAAGTACGGTCCTACATCCGCGACAATGCCATGATGTGGCTGGAAGACTATCACGTCGATGGTCTGCGATACGACATGACGTTGTACATTCGCAGCGTCGATGGCAGCCCTCATACCGAGATCCCCGAAGGCTGGGGCTTGACCCAATGGATCAACCGCGAAGTCCATGGCTTCAAGCCTTCGGCGATCACCATAGCCGAAGACCTGCAGAACAACGATTACTTGACCAAGTCGGATGCCGATGGCGGTGCCGGGTTTTCCACGCAATGGGACGCGCGTTTTGTCCATCCGATACGGGACGTGCTGACCCAACCTGACGATGCCAGCCGTGACATGCACAAGGTCATTCATGCGATCAACCATCGCTACAACGGTGACGCGATCCAACGAGTGATCTACACCGAATCACATGACGAAGTGGCCAACGGGAAAGCCAGGATCCCCAGCGAAATTGACCATGCCGACACGGATGCCTGGCACGCCCAAAAACGGTCGACCCTCGGGATTGCCCTTGTGATGACCACACCCGGAATCCCGATGTTGTTTCAAGGGCAAGAATTTTTGGAAGACGGTTGGTTTCAAGATCACGAGGAATTGGATTGGAACCAAGCCGACGACCATACCGGCATCATTCGCCTGACGTCGAAACTGATTCGGTTGCGAAAGAATATCGACGGGTTCACTCGCGGCTTGACCGGCAATCATGTCGACATTTTCCATGTCAATCACGGCGATAAAGTGGTTGCGTTCCGACGTTGGCTCGACGGCGGACCGAATGATGAATGCGTGGTCATCATCAATTTTGCCAACCGACATTTCAGCCAGTATGAATTCGGCCTGCCACAAAGCGGCACGTGGCAACGTCGATTCAGTAGCGATCGAAAACAGTGGAGCGATGACTTCGCGGGCGCCGCCAGCGGCGACATTGTGGCGACCGACGCACCCTATGACGGCCAACCATTTAGGGCCAGCATCGAATTGCCGCCGTACACCGCGCTGATTTACAGCCAATCGGCTTCTGCATCCGCGTAA